In Providencia rettgeri, the following proteins share a genomic window:
- the frr gene encoding ribosome recycling factor, whose product MINEIQKDAQDRMEKSLEAFKNQISKVRTGRASPSLLDGITVEYYGSATPLRQLANVTVEDSRTLAISVFDRSMSPAIEKAIMASDLGLNPSSAGTVIRVPLPPLTEERRKDLIKVVRGEAEQGRIAVRNVRRDANDKVKALLKDKEISEDDERRSQDDIQKLTDNYIKKVDESLAQKEAELMEF is encoded by the coding sequence CCTTGAAGCATTCAAAAACCAAATTAGTAAAGTTCGTACAGGCCGTGCATCCCCAAGTCTGTTAGATGGTATTACTGTTGAATATTATGGTTCAGCAACGCCTCTGCGCCAATTAGCAAACGTCACTGTTGAAGATTCACGCACATTAGCGATTTCTGTTTTTGACCGCAGCATGTCACCTGCGATTGAAAAAGCGATTATGGCATCTGACTTAGGTCTGAACCCATCATCAGCGGGTACCGTGATCCGTGTTCCTCTTCCTCCATTAACGGAAGAGCGTCGTAAAGACTTAATTAAAGTGGTTCGTGGTGAGGCAGAACAAGGTCGTATTGCTGTTCGTAACGTGCGCCGTGATGCTAACGATAAAGTAAAAGCTTTACTGAAAGATAAAGAAATCAGTGAAGATGATGAGCGCCGTTCACAGGATGATATCCAAAAGCTGACTGATAACTACATCAAAAAAGTTGATGAGTCATTAGCGCAAAAAGAAGCGGAGCTGATGGAGTTTTAA